The following proteins are encoded in a genomic region of Populus trichocarpa isolate Nisqually-1 chromosome 13, P.trichocarpa_v4.1, whole genome shotgun sequence:
- the LOC7481766 gene encoding NADPH-dependent aldehyde reductase 1, chloroplastic isoform X1, with translation MLSRLFPTPKVFAGVSWFYSPIKTQLSSYRISQFPAISQAIHRPNRVFVGMASGGQKFPPQKQNSQPGKEHVMDPTPQYTNPDYKPSNKLQGKVAVVTGGDSGIGRAVCRSFVIEGATVAFTYVKAQEDKDADDTLQMLKKHKTADAKDPIAIPVDLGFDENCKRVVDEVVNAYGRIDILVNNAAEQYECSSVEEIDEQRLEKVFRTNIFSYFFMTRHALKHMKEGSSIINTTSVNAYMGNSQLLDYTSTKGAIVAFIRGLALQLVSRGIRVNGVAPGPIWTPLIPASFKEEEVANFGKQVPMQRAGQPAEVAPSYVFLACNHCSSYITGQVLHPNGKFVLHAYTAVAIVTDGWLVGCCRWCNREWLIIEGLSSF, from the exons ATGTTGTCTCGGTTGTTTCCAACACCAAAGGTTTTCGCTGGAGTTTCTTGGTTTTATAGTCCAATCAAAACCCAGTTGAGTAGTTATCGGATAAGTCAGTTTCCGGCTATATCTCAGGCGATTCATAGACCTAATAGAGTGTTTGTGGGAATGGCTTCAGGTGGGCAAAAGTTTCCTCCACAAAAGCAGAATAGCCAGCCTGGTAAAGAGCATGTTATGGACCCAACTCCACAGTACACCAACCCTGATTATAAGCCCTCTAATAAGCTCCAG GGAAAGGTGGCAGTGGTGACTGGTGGAGATTCTGGCATAGGAAGAGCTGTGTGCCGTAGTTTCGTGATTGAAGGAGCAACCGTGGCCTTCACATATGTTAAGGCTCAAGAGGATAAGGACGCTGATGATACTCTTCAGATGCTAAAGAAGCATAAGACTGCTGATGCTAAGGATCCTATTGCAATACCTGTGGATTTGGGGTTTGATGAGAATTGCAAGAGAGTGGTTGATGAGGTGGTAAATGCGTATGGTCGGATTGATATTTTGGTTAACAATGCAGCTGAGCAGTATGAGTGTAGCTCTGTGGAGGAGATTGATGAGCAGAGGCTTGAAAAGGTGTTTAGGACTAATATCTTCTCCTACTTCTTCATGACCAG GCATGCCTTGAAACACATGAAAGAAGGCAGCTCTATAATCAACACAACATCAGTTAATGCATATATGGGAAACTCCCAGTTGCTTGACTACACATCAACCAAAGGTGCAATTGTGGCTTTCATTAGAGGACTAGCACTCCAGCTAGTTAGCAGAGGCATAAGGGTCAATGGCGTCGCGCCTGGACCCATTTGGACTCCATTGATACCGGCATCATTCAAAGAGGAGGAGGTTGCGAATTTTGGAAAACAAGTGCCTATGCAAAGAGCTGGCCAGCCAGCTGAGGTTGCCCCTAGCTATGTGTTCCTCGCTTGTAACCACTGCTCTTCTTACATTACTGGCCAAGTCCTTCACCCTAATGGTAAGTTTGTTCTTCATGCTTACACAGCAGTTGCAATTGTAACTGATGGTTGGTTGGTTGGTTGTTGCAGGTGGTGTAATCGTGAATGGTTAATTATTGAGGGCTTGTCAAGCTTCtga
- the LOC7481766 gene encoding NADPH-dependent aldehyde reductase 1, chloroplastic isoform X2: MLSRLFPTPKVFAGVSWFYSPIKTQLSSYRISQFPAISQAIHRPNRVFVGMASGGQKFPPQKQNSQPGKEHVMDPTPQYTNPDYKPSNKLQGKVAVVTGGDSGIGRAVCRSFVIEGATVAFTYVKAQEDKDADDTLQMLKKHKTADAKDPIAIPVDLGFDENCKRVVDEVVNAYGRIDILVNNAAEQYECSSVEEIDEQRLEKVFRTNIFSYFFMTRHALKHMKEGSSIINTTSVNAYMGNSQLLDYTSTKGAIVAFIRGLALQLVSRGIRVNGVAPGPIWTPLIPASFKEEEVANFGKQVPMQRAGQPAEVAPSYVFLACNHCSSYITGQVLHPNGGVIVNG, from the exons ATGTTGTCTCGGTTGTTTCCAACACCAAAGGTTTTCGCTGGAGTTTCTTGGTTTTATAGTCCAATCAAAACCCAGTTGAGTAGTTATCGGATAAGTCAGTTTCCGGCTATATCTCAGGCGATTCATAGACCTAATAGAGTGTTTGTGGGAATGGCTTCAGGTGGGCAAAAGTTTCCTCCACAAAAGCAGAATAGCCAGCCTGGTAAAGAGCATGTTATGGACCCAACTCCACAGTACACCAACCCTGATTATAAGCCCTCTAATAAGCTCCAG GGAAAGGTGGCAGTGGTGACTGGTGGAGATTCTGGCATAGGAAGAGCTGTGTGCCGTAGTTTCGTGATTGAAGGAGCAACCGTGGCCTTCACATATGTTAAGGCTCAAGAGGATAAGGACGCTGATGATACTCTTCAGATGCTAAAGAAGCATAAGACTGCTGATGCTAAGGATCCTATTGCAATACCTGTGGATTTGGGGTTTGATGAGAATTGCAAGAGAGTGGTTGATGAGGTGGTAAATGCGTATGGTCGGATTGATATTTTGGTTAACAATGCAGCTGAGCAGTATGAGTGTAGCTCTGTGGAGGAGATTGATGAGCAGAGGCTTGAAAAGGTGTTTAGGACTAATATCTTCTCCTACTTCTTCATGACCAG GCATGCCTTGAAACACATGAAAGAAGGCAGCTCTATAATCAACACAACATCAGTTAATGCATATATGGGAAACTCCCAGTTGCTTGACTACACATCAACCAAAGGTGCAATTGTGGCTTTCATTAGAGGACTAGCACTCCAGCTAGTTAGCAGAGGCATAAGGGTCAATGGCGTCGCGCCTGGACCCATTTGGACTCCATTGATACCGGCATCATTCAAAGAGGAGGAGGTTGCGAATTTTGGAAAACAAGTGCCTATGCAAAGAGCTGGCCAGCCAGCTGAGGTTGCCCCTAGCTATGTGTTCCTCGCTTGTAACCACTGCTCTTCTTACATTACTGGCCAAGTCCTTCACCCTAATG GTGGTGTAATCGTGAATGGTTAA
- the LOC7473297 gene encoding uncharacterized protein LOC7473297, with the protein MTMEKKEEIFSDFNFAPSNHAVNSNSTMINGSDFTNTNDADADDDWGDFNFVSSNSSGFSHTLSLPKISTTHFEFSTKNQNSAESLTQPGSAPSRVNNSAQWKKPNGALPLSLFGEIEEEEEEEEGSGAGEPPKNESVHFSKNKEGSGGVNVIDLIANLYKEKERNNGFGSGFNGSDMNWENLNGNGLNVNGVNKDEMNSKGLDLDLKENGLNSNKTESNLVKKDKNFSGNGVDLGLVNGNEPFDVNGGGGGGDDDDDGWEFKGADSITDSEVDISKASEMKAENGLVCNVNGLNSRWNPLSLDLNGWTSHVNRDDSSWDWLNTGTVDGNTAPGNSDDWEFKETGSRMQAEDEKEKGEQMKAEIKPILSFDGSNSTWNSLSFDGSNSTWNSLSLDGLKNSNLNEVNSDRKQMNLNSSDENEDFDGNDEWEFKAAESESGTGDKNTKGDERKVENPEGTTHALGFGSGVIGTGDLFGASQQTSKKSTGRDFGFDFSTSLAQDTKMFHTHTKNEQNDTKKVPHSSPDDGVDSDEESWEFKDAFSETRSKEKEEPKVVEVSAAVEAFPFDGEIKGNMARSISHKGALPLSIFGDEEQDSNDPVSYQDISPQLSSSKPIDGVKSPHLNISINDLISSLYSQAEHDTGQNPSGSGLSPANVVIESNLAGDSDDFDDDSWEFKDASSGIRAEDQASFIGLGEPNTKYSTKIELNDYVDFFCKLKEELHFLALCHLDNLKKAQSAASEDAEVKALVKEIQNLHDELQQDGLFSGEVDTGNHSPRKLCLNAFVEVLQEPKFQVFESEYQLTSKLSLVENDLGLTMELLKHVTSTIKILMLVSRKEQSSYVSTWSEILSVCARELKHGALIWTQSLQKDVHDQILSKPQGKNYIVALGEIYRVVEVIGSSARLYKPWLLVSSTNPMGLLTLLSECFTIWSSSGLEEALQSISDPAGLYYNGGLTTLIESIKHIHDLDTRTLYNHVFCGQGPICQLSVLTAGIVPGMKTVVWNGEHYFLTLANLWANLVSCNPPNLPHIHVG; encoded by the exons ATGACGatggagaagaaagaagaaatcttTAGCGACTTCAATTTCGCTCCGTCAAATCACGCTGTTAATTCCAATTCCACCATGATCAACGGCTCAGATTTCACCAATACCAATGATGCTGATGCTGATGATGATTGGGGAGATTTCAATTTTGTCAGCAGCAATTCAAGTGGATTCAGCCACACCTTATCACTGCCCAAAATCTCAACTACCCATTTTGAATTCTCtaccaaaaatcaaaattcggCCGAGTCACTGACTCAGCCTGGATCGGCACCGAGTCGAGTTAATAATTCGGCTCAGTGGAAGAAGCCAAATGGAGCTTTGCCTCTTTCGTTGTTTGGAGAAattgaagaggaggaggaggaggaggaaggatCAGGTGCGGGCGAGCCTCCAAAAAATGAAAGTGTTCATTTTTCGAAAAATAAAGAGGGGTCAGGAGGTGTTAATGTGATTGATTTGATAGCTAATTTGTATAAAGAGAAGGAGAGGAATAATGGGTTCGGATCCGGCTTTAATGGCTCGGATATGAATTGGGAAAATTTGAATGGTAATGGATTGAATGTCAATGGTGTAAATAAGGATGAAATGAATTCCAAGGGGTTGGATTTGGATTTGAAggaaaatgggttgaattcaaataaaaccGAGTCGAATTTGgttaaaaaagataagaatttcAGTGGAAATGGAGTGGATTTGGGATTGGTTAATGGTAATGAGCCATTCGATGTTAAtggtggtggcggtggcggtgatgatgatgatgatgggtgGGAATTTAAAGGTGCAGACTCTATAACCGATTCGGAGGTTGATATTTCTAAG GCTAGTGAAATGAAGGCTGAGAATGGGTTGGTGTGTAATGTTAATGGATTAAATTCAAGATGGAATCCTTTAAGCTTGGATTTGAATGGATGGACCTCGCATGTCAATAGAGATGACTCAAGTTGGGATTGGTTGAATACGGGTACGGTTGATGGAAATACAGCACCTGGTAACAGTGATGACTGGGAGTTCAAAGAAACAGGTTCCAGAATGCAGGCTGAAGATGAGAAAGAGAAG GGTGAGCAGATGAAAGCTGAAATCAAGCCAATATTGAGTTTTGATGGATCCAATTCAACCTGGAATTCTTTGAGTTTTGATGGATCCAATTCAacctggaattcattgagtttgGATGGACTCAAGAATTCAAACTTAAATGAAGTGAATTCAGATAGAAAACAGATGAATCTGAATTCATCTGATGAAAATGAGGATTTTGATGGCAATGATGAGTGGGAATTCAAGGCAGCAGAATCAGAATCTGGGACTGGTGACAAGAATACTAAG GGTGATGAGAGAAAGGTGGAAAATCCTGAGGGAACCACACATGCACTTGGGTTTGGCAGTGGAGTGATTGGTACTGGTGATTTATTTGGTGCATCACAACAGACCTCCAAAAAATCTACTGGACGGGACTTTGGGTTTGATTTCAGCACCTCTTTGGCTCAAGACACTAAAATGTTCCATACACACACTAAAAATGAGCAGAACGATACCAAAAAAGTCCCTCATTCCTCCCCAGATGATGGTGTTGATTCTGATGAGGAGTCTTGGGAATTTAAAGATGCATTTTCGGAAACTAGATCAAAGGAAAAg GAAGAGCCAAAGGTTGTTGAAGTTTCTGCTGCTGTGGAAGCATTTCCATTTGATGGTGAAATTAAG GGAAACATGGCCAGGTCAATCAGTCATAAAGGAGCCCTGCCCTTGTCCATTTTTGGTGATGAAGAACAGGATTCCAATGATCCTGTGAGTTATCAAGACATTTCACCTCAGCTGTCCAGTTCGAAGCCAATAGATGGCGTTAAGAGTCCTCATTTAAACATTTCTATCAACGATCTTATATCAAGTTTATACAGTCAAGCTGAGCATGATACTGGTCAAAATCCCAGTGGAAGTGGATTGAGCCCTGCCAATGTTGTAATAGAGTCTAATTTAGCAGGCGATAGTGATGATTTTGATGACGATTCCTGGGAATTTAAAGATGCCTCTTCAGGGATCAGAGCTGAAGATCAGGCCTCTTTTATTGGTCTTGGAGAGCCTAATACAAAATATTCCACCAAAATAGAGCTAAAtgattatgttgattttttttgcaaattgaaGGAAGAATTACACTTTCTTGCCCTGTGTCATCTTGATAATCTAAAG AAAGCTCAAAGTGCTGCTAGTGAAGATGCTGAAGTGAAAGCCCTTGTAAAGGAAATACAG AATCTTCATGATGAACTGCAGCAAGATGGTTTGTTTTCTGGTGAAGTTGACACAGGGAATCACTCCCCAAGAAAATTGTGCCTCAATGCATTTGTTGAGGTTTTGCAAGAACCAAAGTTCCAAGTGTTTGAATCAGAATATCAGTTAACAAGTAAATTGTCATTA GTTGAGAATGATTTGGGATTGACCATGGAACTCCTCAAACATGTGACATCAACAATAAAGATTTTGATGTTGGTATCAAGGAAGGAGCAATCTAGTTATGTTTCCACTTGGTCTGAAATCCTGTCTGTTTGTGCTCGAGAGCTGAAACATGGTGCCTTAATTTGGACGCAGTCATTACAAAAAGATGTCCATGATCAAATATTATCTAAACCTCAAG GCAAGAACTATATTGTTGCCCTTGGAGAAATATATAGAGTTGTTGAAGTTATTGGGTCCTCGGCCAGACTTTATAAGCCATGGTTATTAGTGAGCTCTACAAATCCCATGGGCTTGCTCACTCTTCTAAGTGAGTGTTTCACCATATGGTCAAGTTCTGGACTTGAAGAAGCTCTGCAAAGCATTTCTGATCCAGCTGGTCTTTATTATAATGGAGGTCTCACTACATTAATTGAATCGATTAAGCATATTCACGATCTTGATACTCGTACGCTATATAACCATGTTTTCTGTGGACAAGGTCCTATCTGTCAACTGTCAGTTTTAACTGCAGGAATAGTGCCAG GGATGAAAACAGTGGTGTGGAATGGGGAGCACTACTTTCTCACGCTTGCTAATTTGTGGGCAAACTTAGTAAGCTGCAACCCTCCAAATTTGCCACACATACATGTTGGATGA
- the LOC7473298 gene encoding mevalonate kinase yields MEVKARAPGKIILSGEHAVVHGSTAVAASIGLCTYVSLQVPPSNENDDRLTLQLKDMALEFSWPIGRIKEALSSLGGPFPSTPTSCSAESFKLILALIEEQNILEEKISLASGVSAFLWLYTSILGIKPATVVVTSDLPLGSGLGSSAALCVAFSAALLACSDTVNIDMKQEGWLVFGESELELLNKWAFEGEKIIHGKPSGIDNTVSTYGNMIKFRSGNLTRIKSSMPLKMLITNTKVGRNTKALVAGVSERTLRNPDAMSSVFNAVDSISKELANVIQTPASDDLSITAKEEKLEELMEMNHGLLQCMGVSHASIETVLRTTLKYKLASKLTGAGGGGCVLTLLPTLLSGTIVDKVIAELESCGFQCLIAGIGGNGAEICFSASS; encoded by the exons atgGAAGTGAAAGCAAGAGCTCCAGGGAAAATCATTCTTTCTGGTGAACATGCAGTTGTTCATGGATCCACTGCTGTTGCTGCATCCATTGGTCTATGCACCTATGTTTCCCTTCAAGTCCCCCCTtctaatg AGAATGATGATAGACTGACACTCCAGCTCAAGGATATGGCTTTAGAATTTTCGTGGCCAATTGGAAGAATCAAAGAAGCACTATCTAGCTTAGGAGGTCCTTTCCCATCAACTCCCACGTCCTGCTCAGCAGAAtcattcaagttaattttagcTTTGATAGAAGAGCAAAATATTCTGGAGGAAAAAATATCTCTTGCTTCTGGAGTGTCTGCTTTTCTGTGGCTATACACATCAATCCTAGG AATTAAACCCGCTACTGTAGTTGTCACTTCTGACCTTCCACTGGGTTCCGGCCTAGGTTCATCTGCCGCACTCTGTGTTGCATTCTCTGCAGCTCTTCTTGCTTGCTCAGACACTGTGAACATAGACATGAAACAAGAAGGATGGTTAGTGTTTGGGGAGTCTGAGCTTGAATTATTGAACAAATGGGCTTTTGAAGGTGAAAAGATAATTCATGGAAAGCCATCTGGGATTGACAACACTGTTAGCACATATG GCAACATGATCAAGTTCAGGTCAGGTAATCTAACACGCATCAAGTCCAGCATGCCACTCAAAATGCTCATTACTAACACAAAAGTTGGGAGGAACACAAAAGCATTGGTTGCTGGAGTTTCAGAGAGAACGTTAAGAAACCCTGATGCCATGAGTTCTGTTTTTAATGCTGTTGATTCCATCAGTAAGGAATTGGCTAATGTCATCCAGACACCTGCTTCAGATGATCTGTCCATAACTGCAAAGGAAGAGAAGCTAGAAGAGTTAATGGAAATGAATCATGGTTTGCTCCAATGCATGGGGGTAAGCCATGCTTCTATAGAAACTGTTCTTCGAACCACATTGAAATACAAGTTAGCTTCTAAGTTGACTGGAGCTGGGGGTGGTGGCTGCGTGCTGACACTGTTGCCGACCT TACTGTCAGGAACGATTGTAGATAAAGTAATTGCTGAGCTAGAGTCTTGCGGATTCCAATGTTTGATTGCTGGAATTGGTGGGAACGGTGCTGAGATTTGCTTTAGTGCTTCTTCCTGA